In Acidobacteriota bacterium, a single window of DNA contains:
- the tsf gene encoding translation elongation factor Ts, translating to MYDLMEQVKELRNRTGISIMECKKALEESKGDIEKAIEILRKKGFERAEKISGRETYQGAIGSYIHMKGKIGVLVELGCETDFVSQNEEFQNLVKDIAMHIAAMNPKYISQDSIPENILNKEREIYRDQLISSGKPEAVIEKIIDGKMKKFYEEVCLLEQPFVKDEKMKVKQYLAHYINKFGENIVVRRFVRFQQGESIN from the coding sequence ATGTATGACTTAATGGAACAGGTTAAGGAACTGAGAAATAGAACGGGGATAAGTATAATGGAATGCAAAAAAGCTCTGGAAGAAAGCAAGGGAGATATTGAAAAAGCCATTGAAATCCTTCGTAAAAAAGGCTTCGAGAGGGCTGAAAAAATCTCTGGAAGAGAAACCTATCAAGGCGCTATTGGTTCTTACATACATATGAAGGGTAAAATAGGTGTTTTAGTTGAACTTGGATGTGAGACTGACTTTGTTTCCCAAAATGAAGAATTTCAAAATCTTGTGAAAGATATTGCGATGCATATTGCTGCGATGAATCCTAAATATATTTCTCAAGATTCTATTCCTGAAAATATTTTAAATAAAGAAAGAGAAATATACAGAGACCAATTAATATCTTCAGGGAAGCCTGAAGCAGTAATTGAAAAGATAATCGATGGAAAAATGAAAAAATTCTATGAAGAAGTGTGCTTGCTTGAGCAACCTTTTGTGAAAGATGAAAAAATGAAAGTTAAGCAATATTTAGCCCATTACATTAATAAATTTGGCGAAAATATAGTGGTAAGAAGGTTTGTGAGATTTCAGCAGGGAGAATCCATAAATTAA